One segment of Nostoc piscinale CENA21 DNA contains the following:
- a CDS encoding heavy metal-responsive transcriptional regulator — MFTPTAAKQIGVVAKESGVPIKTIRYYEELGLLKSSGRTEGGFRLFNSDVLARLHFIKRAQSLGLSLSEIKDFLNVHDSGKLPCEHIKAKLEDKVKAIDEQIQQLMILRQELSGLLSGWEIKPDHSHATICPIIENE; from the coding sequence ATGTTCACCCCAACAGCAGCAAAACAAATTGGTGTAGTTGCTAAAGAAAGCGGCGTACCAATTAAAACCATTCGCTACTACGAAGAACTCGGTCTACTTAAATCATCAGGTAGAACCGAAGGCGGATTTAGATTATTTAACTCTGATGTTTTAGCACGACTCCACTTTATTAAACGCGCTCAAAGTTTAGGCTTAAGTTTGTCAGAAATTAAAGATTTTTTAAATGTTCATGATAGTGGTAAATTACCTTGTGAACATATCAAAGCGAAATTAGAAGACAAGGTAAAAGCTATTGATGAACAAATTCAACAATTAATGATTTTGCGACAAGAATTATCAGGATTACTTTCTGGTTGGGAAATCAAACCTGATCATTCTCATGCTACTATTTGCCCCATCATTGAAAATGAATAA
- the xseB gene encoding exodeoxyribonuclease VII small subunit: protein MVKRKSSSDSEAIANVNYEAKVSEIEKIIARIEAGELELEAVFEQFATAVEYLRQCESFLQQRQKQVDLLIETLNDD from the coding sequence ATGGTTAAGCGTAAAAGTTCCTCGGATTCTGAAGCGATCGCAAACGTGAATTACGAGGCGAAGGTATCAGAAATTGAAAAAATTATTGCCCGCATCGAAGCGGGTGAACTAGAGTTAGAAGCAGTGTTTGAGCAGTTTGCCACTGCTGTTGAGTATTTACGTCAGTGTGAAAGCTTTTTGCAACAAAGACAAAAGCAAGTAGATTTATTGATTGAAACTTTAAATGATGATTGA